AAAATAAAATGTTAAGTGATGCAGCAAAAAAATGGATAAGAAATCATCCTGTGCAATTTATAGAACTAGGATTTAAAAGACTTTATAATACATATTTTTGGGGTGATGATGTTTTATATAGTACCTATAATAGTGGTGTAAGTGCCTATTATAATAAAGTTTTATTTGCAGTTACAAATATCATAAAAATAATTGTGTTTCTGCCAGCTATTTTATATATTTTAATATATTTTTTTAAAACACTTATTTATATATTTCAAGGAAAATCTCAAGCACTTGATAAATTTACTGTATATTTAATTGTAATATTTTTTATGTTTACTTCTATATATTTTATAACAGAAGGTCAAGGAAGATATTCTTTTCCAGAGATATTTATAATGGTATGTTGTTTCTACTTTTTTTTGAAGAATTTATTTCAGAGAGTCAGAGGATAGACCTATGATTCCATTAATACTTATATCAGTTTTTTTAGGTGCAATGGGGCAGGTACTTGTAAAATATGGTGCGGTAAATTTAGAATTGAATTTTACTATAAAATATTTGCTCCCCAGTATTTTCAATATATTAAAAAACATGCCTGTAATGCTTGGAATTATATCCTACGGATTAAGTTTTTTGATTTGGATAAAGGTTTTAAGTAAAGTAGAATTAAGCTATGCTTATCCAATGGTGAGTTTGGGATATGTGATAACTATGATGTTTTCCTATTTTGTATTTAAGGAAAATATATCTCTTATAAGGATATTAGGAGTAGTTTTTATAATACTAGGAGTAGTATTGGTTTCGAGAAGTTAGAAATGAAAATAATACATGATTTAAATTTAAATTGTAATGGAGGAATAAAAATGATACTTTCAGAAAAGGCTGAAAAAATTCAGCCATCTATAACTTTGGCCATAACTGCTAAGGCAAAAAAAATGAAATCAGAGGGAATTGATGTAATAGGATTTGGGGCTGGAGAACCGGATTTTAATACTCCAGAAAATATTCAACAGGCTGCTGTAAGTGCTATGAAGGAGGGATATACAAAATATACTCCTGCATCTGGTATTGCAGAACTTAAAAAAGCCATTATGAAGAAATTTAAAAAAGATAATGACCTTAAGTATGATGAAAATCAAATTATAATATCTACAGGAGCAAAACAGTGTCTTACAAATGTATTTGCGGCAACTTTGAATTCTGGAGATGAAGTTATTATAGCTGTACCCTACTGGGTAAGTTATCCAGAACTTGTGAAACTTTCAGATGGCATACCAGTATTTATAGATACTAAAAAAGAAAATGACTTTAAATATACTGTAGAAGATTTAAAGGCAGCATATAGTGAAAAAACTAAAATGATTATAATAAATAATCCTAATAATCCTACAGGTACTATTTATTCAAAGGAGGAACTTGAAAAAATTGCAGATTTTGCAAGGGAAAAAGATATTCTTATTCTATCAGATGAAATATATGAAAAGCTTATATACGATGAAATGAAGCATGTTAGCATAGCTGGCCTGTCTGAAGATGCCTATAAGAGAACCATTGTTATAAATGGAGTTTCCAAGACTTATGCTATGACTGGATGGAGAATAGGATATGCTGCAGCAGATAAGGATATAATTAAACTTATGTCAAATATCCAAAGTCATACTACTGGCAATCCTAATTCTATAGCTCAATACGCTTCTGTAGCAGCAATAGATGGAGAAGAGTCTCAGATAGAGGAAATGGTTAGGGAATTTAAAAGAAGAAGAGATTACATGGTAGATAAAATAAGTAAAATACCAGGTGTTTCATATCTAAATCCTAAAGGAGCTTTTTATGTAATGTTAAACATATCAGAAACTTTTGGAAAGAATATAGATGGAGTTACCATAGATGATTCATTGAGTTTTTCAGAACAGCTTCTGGAAAAAGAAAAAGTTGCAGTAGTACCTGGACTGGGCTTTGGAATAGATGGATACGTAAGATTATCTTATGCTACATCTATGGAAAATATAAAAGAAGGACTGGATAGAATAGAAAGATTTATATTAAATTTAAAATAAAAAAGTAGAGGTGAATTATGTGGTTTCTAGAGAAGTTATAGTTAAAAGTCCCACAGGCTTACATGCAAGGCCCGCAACTCTTTTAGTTAAAAAAGCCTCTTCATTTAAATCAGAATTATATATAGAATTTAAAGAGAAAAGAGCTAATATAAAGAGTTTGATTGGAGTACTATCATTGGGTGTACCTAAAGGGGCCAATGTAAAAATTACTGCATGTGGTGATGATGAATCTTTAGCAGTAGAAGAAGTAGTCAGATTAATAAAATCCCTGGAGGAATAAAATAATTTAGCTATAGTGAAGTTTAGAAATAGAAGATCTTATTTTTAAGGTCTTCTATTTTAATTTATATTATTTACAGCTATTTTTGGTTTTAAAAAATAATATAATCATATTTAATCCTGCTACTCCTATAAGTATGTACAGTATTCTTCCTATTAAATTTACAGGTTCTCCAAATATGATTCCTATTATGTTAAAATTAAATAGACCTATAAGTCCCCAATTTAGTGCACCTAAAACCATTAGGATTAAAGAAACTTTATCTATGATACTAAATTTATACATATCTTTTATTTATTGAGAGAGACTTGTTGTCTCATTTTCAATAAAAACTCACCTACCTTTGTAAAATAATCATTAATTAAAGTATATTAATAATCTTGCAGAGTAGAACTTAAGTTTTATAATTTATATGTATAAAATGCACAATGATTTGATTATTGTGTTATAATGTGAATGGAAAATTTAATTACATATATGGAGGAATTCTTACATGAGAGATACATATAATACACCTTTAAATAGCAGATATGCATCTAAAGAAATGAGTTACATATTTTCAGATGAAGTAAAGTTTAGGACATGGAGAAAACTCTGGGTAGTTCTTGCAGAGTGTGAAAAAGAGTTGGGACTTAATATAACCTCTGAACAAATAGATGAGTTAAAAGCTAATATGGAAAATATAAATTATGAAGATGCTAAAAAAAGAGAAAAAGAAGTGCGTCATGATGTTATGAGTCATGTGTATGCTTACGGGCTGCAGTGTCCTAAAGCGAAGGGAATAATACATCTGGGCGCAACAAGCTGTTATGTAGGAGATAATACGGACTTAATAATTATGAGGAAAGGTCTTTACATATTAAAAAGAAAAATTTTAAATGTGATAAATTATCTTACAGAGTTTGCCTTGAAATATAGAGATTTACCTACCCTTGGATTTACCCACCTACAGCCAGCACAGCTTACTACAGTGGGAAAAAGGGCAACACTTTGGATACAGGATTTATATTTGGATATTGAAAATATTGATTTTGTAATAGATAAAATGAGATTTAGAGGAGTAAAAGGTACTACTGGAACCCAAGCTAGTTTTATGGAATTGTTCAATGAAGATGAAGAAAAAGTAAAAAAACTAGATAAGATGGTAACTGAAAGAATGGATTTTAAAGAAGAATTTATGGTTACAGGTCAAACATATACTAGAAAATTGGATTCCATAATATTAAATACTCTTTCTGAGATTTCTCAAAGTGCCTATAAGTTTAGTAATGATCTAAGATTATTGCAAAATATGAAGGAGATGGAGGAACCTTTTGAAAAAAATCAAATAGGCTCTTCTGCTATGGCTTATAAGAGAAATCCTATGAGATGTGAGAGAATAGGGGCTCTTGCAAGGTATGTAATAATAAATACTTTAAATCCAGCTATTACAGCTGCTACACAATGGTTTGAAAGAACTTTAGATGATTCTGCCAATAAAAGAATAGCTATACCAGAAGCCTTTTTAGCCTTAGATGGTATATTAAATCTATATATGAATGTATCTGAGAATATGGTGGTGTATCCAAAAGTGATTGAATCTCATGTAGCTAAGGAGCTTCCTTTTATGTGTACGGAAAATATAATAATGGAAGCAGTTAAAAGAGGAGGAGACAGGCAAGAACTTCATGAAAGAATTAGAGTCCATTCTATGGAAGCGGCTAA
This window of the Clostridium kluyveri DSM 555 genome carries:
- a CDS encoding HPr family phosphocarrier protein, coding for MVSREVIVKSPTGLHARPATLLVKKASSFKSELYIEFKEKRANIKSLIGVLSLGVPKGANVKITACGDDESLAVEEVVRLIKSLEE
- a CDS encoding SMR family transporter — its product is MIPLILISVFLGAMGQVLVKYGAVNLELNFTIKYLLPSIFNILKNMPVMLGIISYGLSFLIWIKVLSKVELSYAYPMVSLGYVITMMFSYFVFKENISLIRILGVVFIILGVVLVSRS
- a CDS encoding DUF378 domain-containing protein — protein: MYKFSIIDKVSLILMVLGALNWGLIGLFNFNIIGIIFGEPVNLIGRILYILIGVAGLNMIILFFKTKNSCK
- a CDS encoding pyridoxal phosphate-dependent aminotransferase, whose product is MILSEKAEKIQPSITLAITAKAKKMKSEGIDVIGFGAGEPDFNTPENIQQAAVSAMKEGYTKYTPASGIAELKKAIMKKFKKDNDLKYDENQIIISTGAKQCLTNVFAATLNSGDEVIIAVPYWVSYPELVKLSDGIPVFIDTKKENDFKYTVEDLKAAYSEKTKMIIINNPNNPTGTIYSKEELEKIADFAREKDILILSDEIYEKLIYDEMKHVSIAGLSEDAYKRTIVINGVSKTYAMTGWRIGYAAADKDIIKLMSNIQSHTTGNPNSIAQYASVAAIDGEESQIEEMVREFKRRRDYMVDKISKIPGVSYLNPKGAFYVMLNISETFGKNIDGVTIDDSLSFSEQLLEKEKVAVVPGLGFGIDGYVRLSYATSMENIKEGLDRIERFILNLK
- the purB gene encoding adenylosuccinate lyase; protein product: MRDTYNTPLNSRYASKEMSYIFSDEVKFRTWRKLWVVLAECEKELGLNITSEQIDELKANMENINYEDAKKREKEVRHDVMSHVYAYGLQCPKAKGIIHLGATSCYVGDNTDLIIMRKGLYILKRKILNVINYLTEFALKYRDLPTLGFTHLQPAQLTTVGKRATLWIQDLYLDIENIDFVIDKMRFRGVKGTTGTQASFMELFNEDEEKVKKLDKMVTERMDFKEEFMVTGQTYTRKLDSIILNTLSEISQSAYKFSNDLRLLQNMKEMEEPFEKNQIGSSAMAYKRNPMRCERIGALARYVIINTLNPAITAATQWFERTLDDSANKRIAIPEAFLALDGILNLYMNVSENMVVYPKVIESHVAKELPFMCTENIIMEAVKRGGDRQELHERIRVHSMEAAKMVKEYGMENDLLERVVKDSFFKMTKEEILSLVDAKKFIGRAPGQVIDFIEYKIKPLLEKNKEFLGEEAEINV